In Cutaneotrichosporon cavernicola HIS019 DNA, chromosome: 1, one DNA window encodes the following:
- the TRS130 gene encoding uncharacterized protein (ER to Golgi transport-related protein): MQKKEALVTYTFYPSGNQDLRNAVAGLEGQFPLRNLHWKSSTRPALRTIQKADIKLVELGDVSPTKDSVSSSVLDTPLVNVCFVSCDDDNVYKNNTRSFIKDWLALLQSRKNGHTFLIVLVNAPTATGVAQNSKNVFGRDKGIIAKLKADFNLNKRDICAQINLPPAGTADLAAWPDVVNKLKDNLLVAFDNAVVEREEEVKRGEAQRVTVGWNFCTWFLLKESLANSFEGVNLYEDALVIYEELEAAFLQVQKEQNLSWFGALGGTGPRDDSLPILDTSAKPYRDMLIQSNITVFDFRIYVFARQCQLLGKIGRITEIAKRGQWFVASLARKLREARDDLPEFFIESWTFTACMDLVARCDEWSRLDRPSGDYSGLIAYESARSELLDVARIQVERIGVATGKLPDRYPYKAAVDVADSDDEKLYAASETGSIVNPDAEPASPRPVLSNQTFMDAIKNEEVFFNLYEDYSRQALQAYQACGKVNSMIRIKMGLAALAQFANKFDPAFEYYRSLSKDCLELHIWDRVTKFALEGALVCHAKLEKEQDAQWVNWALEYLHACAVTLEAEGEKDQLETTVAALRALQEPRQVPNNKVFSMQVLDHAAEFDTCVSRTYLNVEVENALPILMAVENAKLEFDSEVFESITYATGPMELKPGKQVVKFYCSTSIAGPITLRQAVVTFGSISVVNVFPKNQLIVPVHRNLLGLRTVLRMPTLIDLNKEKQVVLEVHTGRQAAKAARLVVASLTEEVGFMLEHASCEGRALDVSSQSIGMGDLVADEVVAIKVPFAGLPRGDLAKTQIVVQYESPTGRVCTYIDQQTIDVGLPILVNVQDFFRPELLVSSFTIASDGREYVRVGSVELKTKDAFAIESCRPNWDEPLIVTPSQPMTCLFKVRPTGKTISGGQAVGLDIKYQTVTGEVDLLAQAALDTLPESCAKLARAVRNHIDDRAAWLQRYILSSDVGDIFDAAWQKSVSNVAATSIEAFVAAFRPAVPVWRTLRVPVEIPLRRLLTTVNLTPSGGPRAVYEGRAIAFDLELATSFAWLGETPVERPVVSYELTANADDWVIVGKKRGVYVADPATTERQSIVLVPVRHGSLALPPVTVQLVQGGAPGIVCETYIANAAQGVKVLPSRTGMTALVPIQRWEEQ; this comes from the exons CATCGAGTGTCCTCGATACGCCGCTCGTCAACGTTTGCTTTGTGTCCTGCGAT GATGACAATGTGTACAAGAACAACACACGGTCATTCATCAAGGACTGGCTCGCGTTGCTGCAGTCAAGAAAGAACGGACACACGTTCTTGATCGTCCTCGTGAACGCGCCGACCGCGACAGGTGTTGCACAGAACTCAAAGAACGTGTTCGGTCGCGATAAGGGAATcatcgccaagctcaaggccgactTCAACCTCAACAAGCGGGACAT TTGTGCCCAGATCAACCTCCCTCCGGCCGGGACTGCAGACCTTGCCGCTTGGCCTGACGTTGTGAACAAGCTCAAAGACAACCTGCTGGTCGCGTTCGATAACGCTGTCgtggagcgcgaggaggaagtcAAGCGTGGGGAGGCGCAGCGCGTGACGGTCGGCTGGAACTTCTGCACCTGGTTCCTGCTCAAGGAGAGTCTGGCCAACTCGTTCGAGGGTGTCAACCTCTATGAGGATGCGCTCGTCATCtacgaggagctcgaggccgcgtTCCTGCAGGTGCAGAAGGAACAGAACCTGAGCTGGTTCGGCGCGCTGGGCGGCACAGGACCACGAGATGACTCGCTCCCTATCCTCGACACGAGCGCCAAACCGTACCGCGACATGCTTATTCAAAGTAATATTACCGTCTTTGACTTTAGGATATACGTGTTTGCGCGCCAGTGCCAGCTGCTCGGCAAGATCGGGCGCATCACTGAGATCGCGAAGCGCGGTCAATGGTTCGtcgcgagcttggcgaggaagctgcgcgaggcgagg gACGACCTGCCGGAGTTCTTCATCGAGAGCTGGACATTCACTGCGTGTATGGACCTTGTTGCCCGCTGCGACGAGTGGTCCCGACTAGACCGCCCAAGCGGAGACTACTCGGGCTTAATAGCGTATGAGTCTGCTCGCTCTGAGCTCCTAGACGTCGCGAGGATACAGGTTGAGCGCATTGGTGTCGCCACTGGCAAGCTCCCCGATCGATATCCTTACAAGGCAGCGGTGGACGTCGCGGACAGCGATGACGAGAAGCTTTACGCCGCTTCAGAGACTGGGAGTATCGTCAACCCTGACGCTGAGCCAGCATCGCCGAGACCTGTACTCTCGAATCAGACGTTCATGGATGCAATCAAGAACGAGGAGGTCTTCTTCAACCTCTATGAAGATTATTCCAGACAGGCACTACAAGCGTACCAGGCGTGCGGGAAAGTTAACTCGATGATCCGGATCAAGATGGGCCTCGCAGCATTAGCGCAGTTTGCCAACAAGTTCGACCCTGCGTTCGAGTACTACCGGTCACTCTCGAAAGACTGTCTCGAGCTGCATATATGGGACCGCGTGACGAAGTTTGCTCTTGAGGGCGCCCTCGTGTGccacgccaagctcgaAAAGGAGCAGGACGCGCAGTGGGTGAACTGGGCACTCGAGTACCTCCACGCGTGTGCCGtcacgctcgaggcggagggagaAAAGGACCAGCTTGAGACGACAGTGGCGGCGCTGCGTGCACTGCAAGAACCACGGCAGGTGCCGAACAACAAGGTGTTCTCTATGCAGGTACTCGACCACGCTGCCGAGTTTGACACATGTGTCAGCCGAACATACCTCAACGTTGAAGTGGAGAATGCGTTGCCGATCCTCATGGCCGTCGAGAACGCCAAACTTGAGTTCGACTCGGAGGTATTCGAGAGCATAACCTACGCAACGGGACCGATGGAGCTCAAGCCTGGCAAGCAGGTCGTCAAGTTCTACTGCTCG ACCTCCATCGCGGGCCCCATCACCCTCCGCCAGGCTGTCGTCACCTTCGGCTCCATCTCGGTCGTCAACGTGTTCCCGAAGAACCAGCTCATTGTCCCCGTGCATCGCAACCTGCTTGGATTGCGAACAGTCCTGCGCATGCCCACACTGA TCGACTTGAATAAGGAGAAgcaggtcgtcctcgaggtgcaCACCGGACGGCAAGCAGccaaggcggcgcggctcgtcgtcgcgtcgctgaccgaggaggtggggtTCATGCTCGAGCACGCCAGTTGTGAGGGGCGAG CACTCGACGTCTCGTCTCAAAGCATCGGGATGGGAGACCTCGTGGCCGATGAAGTTGTCGCCATCAAAGTCCCATTCGCGGGCCTCCCAAGAGGCGATCTCGCCAAGACGCAGATTGTGGTGCAGTACGAATCACCCACCGGGCGGGTGTGCACGTACATCGACCAGCAGACGATCGACGTCGGTCTCCCGATTCTCGTCAACGTGCAGGACTTTTTCAGGCCCGAATTGCTGGTGTCAAGCTTCACCATCGCCTCGGACGGGCGGGAATATGTGCGCGTCGGTTCAGTCGAGTTGAAGACCAAGGACGCATTCGCAATAGAATCCTGTCGTCCAAACTGGGACGAGCCTCTC ATCGTGACGCCGTCACAACCCATGACATGCCTCTTCAAAGTCAGGCCCACGGGTAAAACGATCTCCGGTGGCCAGGCCGTAGGCCTTGATATCAAGTACCAGACCGTGACGGGCGAAGTCGACCTCTTGGCCCAAGCCGCGCTGGATACGCTCCCAGAGTCGTGCGCCAAACTAGCTCGCGCGGTCCGAAACCACAtcgacgaccgcgccgcctgGCTGCAGCGCTACATTCTCTCGTCGGACGTTGGGGACATCTTCGACGCGGCATGGCAGAAAAGTGTCTCTAATGTCGCAGCCACGAGCATAGAGGCCTTCGTGGCCGCCTTCCGCCCAGCCGTGCCGGTGTGGCGCACCCTGCGTGTACCGGTCGAGAtccccctccgccgcctcctcaccacTGTGAACCTCACGCCCTCAGGGGGACCACGTGCAGTCTATGAGGGGAGGGCGATAGCATTCGACCTGGAGCTCGCCACCTCCTTCGCTTGGCTGGGGGAGACGCCTGTCGAGCGACCTGTGGTGTCGTATGAGCTCACGGCCAATGCCGACGACTGGGTCATCGTTggcaagaagcgcggcgTCTACGTCGCTGACCCCGCGACAACAGAGAGGCAGTCGATTGTCCTCGTGCCCGTTCGCCACGGGTCGCTGGCCCTTCCTCCCGTGACTGTGCAGCTTGTACAAGGCGGCGCCCCTGGTATCGTATGCGAGACGTACATTGCCAACGCGGCGCAGGGTGTCAAGGTCCTCCCCAGCCGCACAGGGATGACGGCACTTGTGCCCATCCAGCGCTGGGAGGAACAGTAG